Below is a window of Sciurus carolinensis chromosome 6, mSciCar1.2, whole genome shotgun sequence DNA.
GAGTCTTGCTCCGAGAGCCCCGCGCTAGCGCATTCTTCGTGCAGTTATTGGCTGGGACTCTGTGTGCCGCTGTCGGCCAATGAAGTCGCTGGAGATCTGGCCCCGGCCCGTCCCCTTTCTGCGCCCCGGGATGAGGCAGAGGCTGAACAGCCGGCGAGCAAATCAGCGGCACCCAGAAAGCCATGTCCGACTCCGCGCCCAGCGCCCAAGCGCTAACCCCCTGAAAGTTTCTCAGCGAAATCGCCAGGACGATCTGGACCCGGCTAAGAGGAACTGTTTTTGAGTGAGATGGTCCCAGAGGCCTGGAGGAGCGGACTGGTAAGCACCGGGAGAGTGGTAGGAGTTTTGCTTCTGCTTGGTGCCTTGAACAAGGCTTCCACCATCATTCACTATGAGATcctggaggaaagagaaaagggtttCACTGTGGGTAACGTGGTCGCAGACCTTGGTTTGGATCTGGGCAGTCTGTCGGCCCGCAGGCTCCGAGTGGTGTCCGGAGCAAGTCGTAGATTCTTTGAGGTGAACTGGGAGACCGGAGAGATGTTCGTGAATGACCGTCTGGATCGAGAGGAGCTATGTGGGACACTGCCGTCCTGCACTGTAACTCTGGAGTTGGTGGTGGAGAGCCCTCTGGAGCTGTTCAGCGCGGAAGTGGTGATTCAGGACATCAACGACAACAATCCCGCTTTCCCTACCCGGGAAATGAAATTGGAGATTAGCGAGGCTATGGCGCCAGGGACGCGCTTTCCGCTCGAGAGCGCGCACGATCCCGATGTAGGAAGCAACTCTTTACAAACCTATGAACTGAGCCATAACGAATACTTTGCGCTTCGCGTGCAGACGCGGGAGGACAGCACCAAGTACGCTGAACTGGTGCTGGAGCGCGCCCTGGACCGGGAACGAGAGCCAAGTCTCCAGTTGGTGCTGACGGCGTTGGATGGAGGAACCCCACCTCGATCCACTAGCCTTCCTATTCGCATCACCGTTCTGGATGCGAATGACAATGCGCCTGCCTTCAATCAGTCCTTGTACAGGGCGCGCGTCCTGGAGGATGCACCCCCCGGCACGCGCATTGCTCAAGTTCATGCAATGGATCTGGATGAAGGCCTCAACGGTGAAATCCTTTACTCCTTCGGCAGCCACAATCGTGCTGGCGTGAGGGAACTATTTGCCTTAGACCTTGTAACCGGGGTACTGACAATCAAAGGTCGACTGGACTTCGAAGACACAAAACTACACGAGATTTACATCCAGGCCAAAGACAAGGGCGCCAATCCCGAAGGGGCACATTGCAAAGTATTGGTAGAGGTTGTGGACGTGAACGACAATGCTCCAGAGATCACAGTCACCTCCGTGTACAGCCCAGTCCCTGAGGATGCCCCCGTGGGGACTGTCATCGCTTTGCTCAGTGTAACTGATCTGGACGCTGGTGAGAACGGGTTGGTGACTTGTGAGGTTCCACCAGGTCTCCCCTTCAGCCTTACTTCTTCCCTCAAGAATTATTTCACTTTGAAAACCAGTGCAGTCCTGGATCGGGAGACCGCGCCTGAATACAACCTCAGTATCACCGCTCGGGATGCGGGATCACCTTCTCTCTCAGCCCTTTCGACAGTGCGGGTTCAAGTATCCGACATCAACGACAACCCTCCACAATCTTCCCAATCTTCCTACGACGTTTATGTTGAAGAAAATAATCTTCCCGGGGTTCCAATACTAAACCTAAGCGTTTGGGACCCCGACGCCCCACAGAATGCTcgcctttccttctttctcttggaGCATGGAGCTGAAACCGGGCTAGTGGGTCATTATTTCACAATAAATCGTGACAGTGGCGTCTTGTCATCCTTAGTGCCCCTGGACTACGAAGACAGGCGGGAATTCGAATTAACAGCTCATGTCAGTGATGGGGGCACCCCGGTCCTCACCACCAACATCAGTGTGAACGTCTTTGTTACTGACCGCAATGACAACGCCCCCCAGGTCCTATACCCCCGACCTGGCCAGAGTTCAGTGGAGATGTTGTCTCGAGGTACAGCTGCAGGCCACGTGGTCTCACGGGTGGTAGGCTGGGACGCGGACGCAGGACACAACGCCTGGCTCTCCTACAGCCTCTTGGGAGCTCCCAACCAGAGCCTTTTTGCCGTGGGACTTCACACAGGTCAAGTCAGCACTGCTCGTCCAGTCCAGGACACAGATTCGCCCAGGCAGACTCTCACGGTCTTGATCACAGACAATGGAGAGCCATCGCTATCCACCACCGCTACTCTTACTGTGTCAGTAACCGAGGAATCTCCGGAAGCCCGGGCCGAGTTCCCCTCCGGCTCTGCTCCCCGGGA
It encodes the following:
- the LOC124986722 gene encoding protocadherin gamma-C3 isoform X2, whose product is MVPEAWRSGLVSTGRVVGVLLLLGALNKASTIIHYEILEEREKGFTVGNVVADLGLDLGSLSARRLRVVSGASRRFFEVNWETGEMFVNDRLDREELCGTLPSCTVTLELVVESPLELFSAEVVIQDINDNNPAFPTREMKLEISEAMAPGTRFPLESAHDPDVGSNSLQTYELSHNEYFALRVQTREDSTKYAELVLERALDREREPSLQLVLTALDGGTPPRSTSLPIRITVLDANDNAPAFNQSLYRARVLEDAPPGTRIAQVHAMDLDEGLNGEILYSFGSHNRAGVRELFALDLVTGVLTIKGRLDFEDTKLHEIYIQAKDKGANPEGAHCKVLVEVVDVNDNAPEITVTSVYSPVPEDAPVGTVIALLSVTDLDAGENGLVTCEVPPGLPFSLTSSLKNYFTLKTSAVLDRETAPEYNLSITARDAGSPSLSALSTVRVQVSDINDNPPQSSQSSYDVYVEENNLPGVPILNLSVWDPDAPQNARLSFFLLEHGAETGLVGHYFTINRDSGVLSSLVPLDYEDRREFELTAHVSDGGTPVLTTNISVNVFVTDRNDNAPQVLYPRPGQSSVEMLSRGTAAGHVVSRVVGWDADAGHNAWLSYSLLGAPNQSLFAVGLHTGQVSTARPVQDTDSPRQTLTVLITDNGEPSLSTTATLTVSVTEESPEARAEFPSGSAPREQNKNLTFYLLLSLILVSVGFVVTVLGVIIFKVYKWKQSRDLYRSPVSSLYRTPGPSLHADAVRGGLMPPHLYHQVYLTTDSRRSDPLLKKPGAASPLASRQNTLRSCDPVFYRQVLGAESAPPGQQAPPNTDWRFSQAQRPGTSGSQNGDETGTWPNNQFDTEMLQAMILASASEAADGSSTLGGGAGTMGLSARYGPQFTLQHVPDYRQNVYIPGSNATLTNAPGKRDGKAPAGGNGNKKKSGKKEKK